From one Streptomyces sp. ICC1 genomic stretch:
- a CDS encoding MerR family transcriptional regulator translates to MRIGELSSRTGVPVPTIKYYVREGLLPAGLLSSPNQARYEEAHERRLRLIRGLLEVGKLPLSAIGEVLRAIDDQERSVHKLLGSVADLLVPGHGGEADAETDLARAKVARIIERRGWQADAGSAAGEALAAALAALERAGHGGFAEVLDAYAEAAELVARADLAYVAREVAREDLVESVAVGTVLGDTMFAALRRLAQTDTSSRVYGTAPPD, encoded by the coding sequence ATGCGCATCGGAGAGCTGAGCTCACGGACCGGGGTACCGGTACCGACGATCAAGTACTACGTACGGGAAGGGCTGCTCCCGGCCGGTCTGCTCAGCAGCCCGAACCAGGCGCGCTACGAAGAGGCCCACGAGCGCCGGCTGCGGCTGATCCGCGGCCTCCTGGAGGTGGGCAAGCTCCCCCTGTCGGCGATCGGGGAGGTGCTGCGCGCCATCGACGACCAGGAGCGGTCGGTCCACAAGCTGCTCGGCTCCGTGGCGGACCTCCTGGTGCCCGGGCACGGTGGGGAGGCGGACGCCGAGACGGACCTCGCGCGGGCGAAGGTGGCCCGGATCATCGAGCGGCGCGGCTGGCAGGCGGATGCGGGCTCCGCGGCGGGAGAGGCGCTGGCCGCCGCGCTGGCCGCGCTGGAGCGGGCCGGCCACGGCGGGTTCGCGGAGGTGCTCGACGCCTACGCGGAGGCCGCCGAACTGGTGGCCCGCGCGGACCTGGCGTACGTGGCCCGCGAGGTGGCCCGGGAGGACCTCGTCGAATCGGTGGCGGTCGGCACGGTCCTGGGCGACACGATGTTCGCGGCGCTGCGCAGGCTGGCCCAGACGGACACCTCCTCCCGCGTCTACGGGACCGCGCCGCCGGACTGA
- the yaaA gene encoding peroxide stress protein YaaA, with amino-acid sequence MLVLLPPSEGKAAGGSGAPLKPESLSLPGLGAARAAVLEELVELCVGDELKAREVLGLSEGLRGEVAKNTELLTAVARPAGEIYTGVLYDALGLSTLPPAAVSAAEESLLVFSGLWGAVRVTDRIPSYRCSMGVKLPGLGALGAFWRAPMAEVMPRAAGEGLVLDLRSSAYASAWKPKGEVAGRTATVRVLHSQLVDGVEKRSVVSHFNKATKGRLVRDLLVAGAVPATPAELVTTLRELGFTVEAEEPAKPGKPWSLDVIVTQIH; translated from the coding sequence GTGCTCGTCCTGCTGCCGCCGTCCGAAGGAAAGGCCGCCGGCGGCTCCGGCGCACCGCTGAAGCCGGAATCGCTGTCGCTGCCGGGGCTGGGCGCGGCACGGGCGGCGGTGCTGGAGGAGCTGGTCGAACTGTGCGTGGGCGACGAGCTCAAGGCGCGGGAGGTCCTGGGCCTGAGCGAGGGCCTGCGGGGCGAGGTCGCCAAGAACACGGAGCTGCTGACGGCGGTCGCCCGGCCCGCGGGGGAGATCTACACGGGCGTCCTGTACGACGCCCTGGGCCTGTCGACCCTGCCCCCGGCGGCGGTGTCCGCCGCCGAGGAGTCCCTGCTGGTCTTCTCCGGCCTGTGGGGAGCGGTCCGGGTCACGGACCGCATCCCCTCCTACCGGTGCTCGATGGGCGTGAAGCTGCCGGGGCTCGGGGCGCTGGGCGCGTTCTGGCGCGCGCCGATGGCCGAGGTCATGCCGCGGGCCGCGGGGGAGGGCCTGGTCCTGGACCTGCGCTCCTCGGCGTACGCCTCCGCGTGGAAGCCGAAGGGCGAGGTCGCGGGGCGCACGGCCACGGTGCGGGTGCTGCACTCGCAGCTCGTCGACGGCGTGGAGAAGCGGTCGGTGGTGAGCCACTTCAACAAGGCAACCAAGGGCCGCCTGGTCCGCGACCTGCTGGTGGCGGGCGCGGTGCCCGCCACCCCGGCGGAACTGGTCACCACCCTGCGCGAACTGGGCTTCACGGTGGAGGCCGAGGAGCCCGCGAAGCCGGGCAAGCCTTGGTCCCTCGACGTGATCGTGACCCAGATCCACTGA